Within bacterium, the genomic segment CAGCGAATGGGCGGTGGCGACGAACGTGAAGGAAGGAACGATCACCTCGCCTTTCATCCCGAGCGCCCGGATTGCGATCTCGAGTGCGATCGTGCCATTGCACATGGAGATGCAATGCCGAACTCCAAGAAAGTCGGCGACCCGTTTCTCGAATTCCTGGACGTAGCGGCCGTTGTTCGTCAACCATTTCCGGTCCAGGATATCGTTGACCCTGCCGAGGAATCGCTCCCGGTCCCCGATATTGGGACGACCGACGTACAGGTTCTCCGGGAAGGCCTTCGGTCCCCCGAAAAACGCCAGGTCGTCCAACGTTTCTTTCCGGATCATTCGTCGTCTCCGTTCACGAGGATAGGTGCCACCCGTCAAGCCGGGTTTTTATCACCTTCGCCGGCACACCCACCGCCGTCGTATTGGGAGGGATATCCGAAGCCACCGCGCTACCCGCACCGACGATCGCCCAGGATCCCACGGTGGTCTTCGGCACAAAGTTCACTCCGGTGCCGATGAAGCATCCTTCCCTGAGCGTTACGTTTCCCGTAACGTGGACGCCGGGAGACAGGGTGACGAAATCCTCGATGACCGCGTCATGGTGAATCGTGCAATCCAGGTTCACATGGACGTGGTTGCCGATCTTCACCTGGGTCGTAAGGATGGTCCCGGCGGCGATGACGGATCCCTCGCCGACGGATACCCACTTCGAAAGGTTCGTCCCCGGATGGATGATGGTGCAGAACCGGACACCGATCCCGATCGCCCGCCGGACCATCCGGCAGCGCAACTCCGAAGCTCCCACGGCGCACACGGCCGAGACTTTTGTCCGGTGTTTCTCGAGCCAGTCGAACCCTCCGAGCACGGGCCGGTCGTTGATGATCGTCCCCGGTTTTCCGTATTCGGGATCGATGACGAATCCCACGACGTCGTAGATTTTTTTCCGACGGTTCGCGTCGTCGAAAATGCCCAGCACTTCCCTCGCCGAGCCGCCTGCCCCCAGGATCACGACTTTTTCCATCGCCATCGCCCTCTCCCGCTCAACGGGTCGCTTCGTCCAGCAATATATCGTATTGCGCTATCGTCTTATCGACCATCGCCTTAAGGGAAAAGCGGTCCGCGACGAAATCCCTGAGCCGGTTTCCCGGGAGCCGGTTCGCGAGGACGATCTTGTTCTTCAACTCCTCGTGGTTCCCCGGGGCGAACAGGTAGCCGGTTTCCCCTTCCAGGACGATATCGAGGATTCCCCCGTGCCCGGTCGCCACGACCGGGACGTTCATGGCGAGCGCCTCGGCGGCCGCCCGGCCGAAACTCTCCGGCTTCCGGGAACTGGATACGACCACCCGGCTCAAGGCATAGATTTCCGCCATGCGGGATTGGCTGCCCGTGAAGAGCACATGATCTTCGAGCCCGAGGGACGTCACCAGCTTCCGCAAGGATTCGAAGTACTCCTTCTTGTCCTTCCTGACCCCGCCGACCACCAGGCCGAGCACTTCGGGGACTTCCGCGCGCAATCTCCCGATGGCCCGGAGGAAGGTCTCGTAATCCTTGAGCTGCGTGATGCGTCCCGCGCTTGTGACGACGAATCGACCCTCAAGCCCGTATTTCCGGGAAAAATCGGCCATGAAGGTCCGGTCGACCTTCGCCGGGTCGAACTGTTCCAGGTCGATGCCGCGGGGAATGACCGCGATCTTTTCCTCGGGAATCCCGTAATGCCGCCGGATGTGTTCCTTGATGGCGGTGCTGACGCAGATCACCCGGT encodes:
- a CDS encoding glycosyltransferase family 4 protein, with the translated sequence MRVMQLVPELNEGGVERGVVELSRELVKRGIESVVVSAGGRLVSRIEADGARHVTIDVASKNPLTAPSRAARLKRCLADLRPDILHARSRVPAWLAFFANRSLRIPFVTTVHGFNSVNPYSRVMTYGDRVICVSTAIKEHIRRHYGIPEEKIAVIPRGIDLEQFDPAKVDRTFMADFSRKYGLEGRFVVTSAGRITQLKDYETFLRAIGRLRAEVPEVLGLVVGGVRKDKKEYFESLRKLVTSLGLEDHVLFTGSQSRMAEIYALSRVVVSSSRKPESFGRAAAEALAMNVPVVATGHGGILDIVLEGETGYLFAPGNHEELKNKIVLANRLPGNRLRDFVADRFSLKAMVDKTIAQYDILLDEATR
- a CDS encoding acetyltransferase; translation: MAMEKVVILGAGGSAREVLGIFDDANRRKKIYDVVGFVIDPEYGKPGTIINDRPVLGGFDWLEKHRTKVSAVCAVGASELRCRMVRRAIGIGVRFCTIIHPGTNLSKWVSVGEGSVIAAGTILTTQVKIGNHVHVNLDCTIHHDAVIEDFVTLSPGVHVTGNVTLREGCFIGTGVNFVPKTTVGSWAIVGAGSAVASDIPPNTTAVGVPAKVIKTRLDGWHLSS